The following coding sequences lie in one Sesamum indicum cultivar Zhongzhi No. 13 linkage group LG9, S_indicum_v1.0, whole genome shotgun sequence genomic window:
- the LOC105171284 gene encoding DEAD-box ATP-dependent RNA helicase 52-like has protein sequence MLEEEDLLKKQVSPDMRHPEGIFLSTSDLPKLRNLEKGVDILVASPGRLVDFIERGKISLRNVNLALDEADRMLDMGFERQVRKIVQQMEMPQPGARQTMLFSATYPAEIQKLASDFLSNYIFLAARKVGSSTDLIVQRVEFVRDVDKRDHLVILLLDIILLQDALTLVFVETNRAADALECWLSRKGFPSTAIHGDKIQMERERALKLFRSGCTPILVATDVAAWGLDIPHVAHVINFDLPRAVDDYVHRIGRTGRAGKSGLAIAFFSEKNAPPAKPLVELMQETNQEIPECVGWITPVISRITKYLSTITRYSNGVPNSLIQTEI, from the exons TTGCGAAATCTGGAAAAGGGGGTGGACATATTGGTTGCTAGTCCAGGCCGGTTGGTGGACTTCATAGAGAGAGGCAAAATTTCCCTTAGGAACGTTAATTTGGCACTGGATGAGGCGGACAGGATGCTGGACATGGGCTTCGAACGCCAAGTCCGAAAGATTGTTCAGCAAATGGAGATGCCTCAACCGGGTGCTAGGCAGACAATGCTCTTCAGTGCAACATATCCAGCTGAAATACAG AAGCTGGCATCAGACTTTCTATCGAACTACATATTTCTAGCTGCTAGAAAGGTTGGATCAAGCACGGATCTCATTGTTCAAAGAGTTGAATTTGTCCGTGATGTCGACAAACGAGACCATTTGGTGATTCTTCTTC TTGATATCATTCTCTTGCAGGATGCATTGACACTGGTGTTTGTGGAGACAAACAGAGCAGCAGATGCATTGGAATGCTGGTTGTCCAGGAAAGGTTTCCCCTCTACTGCCATTCATGGTGACAAAATACAAATG gagagagagagagcactGAAATTATTCAGAAGTGGTTGCACTCCAATTCTGGTTGCAACAGACGTAGCTGCTTGGGGACTGGACATTCCTCATGTTGcacatgtaataaattttgacttacCAAGAGCTGTAGATGACTATGTTCACAGGATCGGACGGACCGGCCGTGCTGGCAAGTCAGGGTTGGCAATAGCATTTTTCAGCGAGAAGAATGCACCTCCTGCAAAACCACTGGTTGAATTGATGCAGGAAACGAATCAAGAAATACCCGAGTGTGTAGGGTGGATAACCCCAGTGATATCTCGTATTACCAAATacctatcaactattacaaggTATAGCAATGGAGTACCGAACTCCTTAATACAGACCgagatatga